Proteins from one Triticum aestivum cultivar Chinese Spring chromosome 7A, IWGSC CS RefSeq v2.1, whole genome shotgun sequence genomic window:
- the LOC123149843 gene encoding sucrose synthase 7, with product MASNLSFKRMDSIAETMPDALQQSRYQMKRCFQRYVSKGRRLLKNQQLVEELEKSLDDKAEKEKLVEGFLGYIICSTQEAVVLPPFVAFAVRMNPGIWEYVKVHSDDLSVEGITPSEYLKFKETLYDEKWAKDDNSLEVDFGALDLSTPHLTLPSSIGNGMQFISKFMSSKLNEKPESMKPLLDYLLTLNYRGEKLMVNDTIDTVDKLQTALLLAEVFVSGLPKFTPYLKFEQRFQEWGLEKGWGENAERCKETLNFLSEVLQAPDPINMEKFFSRVPSIFNIVIFSIHGYFGQEKVLGLPDTGGQVVYILDQVRSMEEELVQRIKQQGLHITPKILVLTRLIPDSKGTKCNVELEPVENTKYSHILRVPFKTEDGKDLRQWVSRFDIYPYLERYTQDASAKILDILEGKPDLIIGNYTDGNLVASLMSSKLGVTQGTIAHALEKTKYENSDAKWRELDQKYHFSCQFTADMIAMNTTDFIITSTYQEIAGSKEKPGQYEHHYAFTMPGLCRFATGINVFDPKFNIAAPGADQSVYFPYTQKQKRLTGLHPQIEELLYSKEDTDEHIGYLADKNKPIIFSMARLDKVKNITGLVEWYGQNKKVRDLVNLVVVAGLLNAAQSKDREEIDEINKMHNLIDKYQLKGQIRWIKAQTDRVRNGELYRYIADTKGAFVQPALYEAFGLTVIEAMNCGLPTFATNQGGPAEIIVDGVSGFHINPTNGRGAGTKIADFFQKCKEDPSYWNKVSTAGLQRIYECYTWKIYATKVLNMGSMYGFWRTLNKEERAAKQRYLQIFYNLQYRNLVKTVPRIGEQPPRTTASTSIAGAAVVRDEIVVRPKERKPRNRIQRMMTNLLGPKRRANK from the exons ATGGCTTCCAATCTCAGCTTCAAGAGAATGGACAGCATCGCTGAAACCATGCCTGATGCGCTGCAACAAAGCCGGTACCAGATGAAGAGATGCTTCCAAAG GTATGTATCGAAGGGCAGGAGGCTCTTGAAGAACCAGCAGCTCGTGGAGGAGCTGGAAAAATCACTAGATGACAAAGCTGAGAAGGAAAAGCTTGTTGAAGGCTTTCTCGGTTACATTATTTGTTCGACACAG GAAGCTGTAGTGCTACCGCCATTCGTTGCATTCGCTGTTAGAATGAATCCTGGCATCTGGGAATACGTCAAAGTTCACTCCGATGATCTGTCGGTCGAAGGAATTACACCATCAGAGTACCTGAAGTTCAAAGAGACCTTATATGATGAGAAATG GGCCAAGGATGACAATTCATTGGAAGTTGATTTTGGCGCTCTTGACCTCTCAACACCTCATCTGACGCTGCCCTCGTCCATAGGGAATGGGATGCAGTTTATCTCCAAATTCATGTCTTCAAAGCTGAATGAGAAGCCTGAAAGCATGAAGCCATTGCTAGACTATTTGCTCACCCTGAATTACCGCGGCGAG AAACTGATGGTCAACGACACAATCGATACGGTCGACAAGCTTCAGACAGCGCTGCTCCTTGCAGAAGTTTTTGTCAGCGGGCTGCCTAAATTCACACCATATTTGAAATTTGAACAGAG ATTTCAGGAGTGGGGATTGGAGAAAGGATGGGGTGAGAACGCAGAAAGGTGCAAGGAGACTCTGAATTTCCTATCTGAAGTGCTCCAGGCACCAGATCCTATCAACATGGAGAAGTTCTTCAGCAGGGTCCCATCCATATTTAACATCGTCATCTTCTCCATCCATGGTTACTTTGGCCAAGAGAAGGTTCTAGGATTGCCAGACACCGGCGGTCAG GTTGTCTACATCCTGGACCAAGTCAGGTCCAtggaagaggagctggtgcaaagAATCAAGCAGCAGGGTTTGCATATAACACCAAAGATTCTTGTG CTAACAAGACTGATACCAGATTCCAAAGGCACAAAATGCAATGTGGAGCTCGAACCGGTTGAAAATACAAAATATTCACACATACTCCGTGTGCCATTCAAGACTGAAGACGGGAAAGATTTGCGCCAGTGGGTGTCTCGGTTTGACATTTACCCGTACCTAGAGAGATATACTCAG GATGCTTCTGCCAAGATCCTTGACATTCTAGAGGGCAAACCAGACTTGATCATTGGCAACTACACCGACGGCAACTTAGTGGCGTCCCTCATGTCGAGCAAACTAGGTGTCACACAG GGAACAATTGCACATGCTCTCGAGAAGACGAAGTATGAGAACTCAGATGCCAAGTGGAGAGAGCTGGACCAAAAATACCATTTCTCCTGCCAATTCACTGCCGATATGATTGCCATGAACACTACCGATTTTATCATCACTAGCACATACCAAGAAATTGCTGGGAG CAAGGAGAAGCCTGGTCAATATGAACACCACTATGCATTCACAATGCCCGGGCTTTGCCGCTTCGCCACGGGCATCAATGTCTTTGATCCGAAGTTCAACATTGCTGCCCCTGGCGCCGATCAGtccgtctacttcccctacacacAGAAGCAGAAGCGGCTGACAGGTTTACACCCACAAATTGAGGAGTTACTGTACAGCAAGGAGGATACAGACGAACACAT AGGGTATCTGGCAGACAAAAATAAGCCAATCATTTTCTCGATGGCAAGGCTGGACAAGGTGAAGAACATCACTGGACTAGTGGAGTGGTATGGCCAGAACAAGAAGGTCAGGGACCTTGTGAACCTCGTCGTCGTTGCAGGCCTCCTGAATGCTGCGCAGTCCAAGGACCGAGAAGAGATAGACGAGATCAACAAGATGCATAATTTGATCGACAAGTACCAGCTGAAAGGACAGATCCGGTGGATCAAGGCTCAGACTGACCGTGTCCGTAACGGCGAGCTGTACCGTTACATTGCAGATACAAAGGGTGCATTTGTTCAG CCTGCACTCTACGAAGCATTTGGGCTAACAGTCATCGAGGCGATGAACTGCGGGCTTCCAACCTTTGCGACAAACCAGGGAGGGCCAGCGGAGATCATTGTCGATGGCGTCTCAGGTTTCCACATAAACCCGACGAACGGCAGGGGGGCAGGGACCAAGATTGCAGACTTCTTCCAGAAGTGCAAGGAAGACCCAAGCTACTGGAACAAGGTGTCCACTGCTGGACTTCAGCGCATCTACGAATG TTACACATGGAAGATATACGCGACTAAAGTGCTGAACATGGGATCGATGTATGGCTTCTGGAGGACTCTGAACAAGGAGGAGAGAGCGGCCAAACAGCGGTACCTGCAGATATTCTACAATCTTCAGTACAGGAACCTG GTGAAGACTGTCCCTAGAATAGGGGAGCAGCCCCCGAGGACCACAGCCTCGACCTCGATAGCAGGCGCTGCGGTGGTGCGTGACGAGATCGTAGTGAGGCCGAAAGAAAG AAAGCCGCGGAACCGGATCCAGAG GATGATGACCAACCTACTCGGGCCGAAGCGGCGCGCAAACAAATGA
- the LOC123149842 gene encoding putative disease resistance RPP13-like protein 1 encodes MAVVLDSYVKRCAAALEEFAGQEACGALGIRDNVRGLLGTLARIDAVVSHEERRRVLSSRVDAWVVLLKDVMYEVDDVLDVCAAEGAKILADDHPPAPKVRCAFMFSCFRYSGPQKFHHEIGFTIRDIDIRLREIEDEMPPLPAAGASPRPGARRDWFNSEMSRSCHDDVVKPRSAVGTQVQKSLGGLVPRLLREGKKKVDVFAIVGAVGIGKTTLAREIFTDERMTENFPICVWVKMSKDLSEAAFLKKIIAGAGVNAGDTENKEELLGLLSSALSKRFLIVLDDLDSPGIWDDLLKDPLGDGVARGRILVTTRDEEVAAGLKAVVHRVDKMDAENSWALLREQVFLESASEEIQALQDVGMKIAEKCEGHPLAIKVIAGVLRSRGTSKDEWQMVLKSDAWSMRPLLQQVPQALYLSYVDLPSELKECFLHSSLYPEDCPIRRFDLVRHWIAEGLVKPRENKELEESAEEYYLELIGRNLLQPDPDNLDQCWMTHDLLRSLARFLITDESILIDGQERSSMGSLSSLSKPRHLALCNMENSLEDPISVKQQMSLRSLMLFNSPNVRVIDNLLLESATCLRVLDLSNTAIEALPKSVGTLRHLRYLNLDGTQLSDLPSSVGFLVNLQTLSLEGCQRLQKLPWSISELQELRCLCLEGTSLRYVPKGVGELKHLNHLSGLIIGQDNNDPEGCDLIHLRAMSELRYLQIERLDRATSGASALANKPFLKVLHLSEQAALIEEEENEEEQENQEGAEKEEKDKHEVKSAQWIRDDSAKVSEKIWNELTPPNSVEKLVIKNYQGRKFPNWMAGPKLNTSFPALAFLDLDNCMSCTTLPALGRLKQLKSLEISNADSIVAIGSEFLGTTVISQAISFPKLEVLKLRNMKNLEDWSLSVEESQTLLPCLKSLHIQFCPKLKALPEGLKDAALCDLHVEGAHCLTEIKDLPKLSDELYLKDNRALLRISNLPALKSLTIDDCAKLKHVSGLDMLQHLRLVFPPSTETYYFEELVIFWNIAFPRWLELLIRLQANGLRRFELQCALPLLRSCLEGGKNWHVVQQIPEVRITSTDGKKYIRYNKARRIYETNAQCEEKST; translated from the coding sequence ATGGCGGTGGTGCTGGACTCGTACGTGAAGCGGtgcgcggcggcgctggaggagttCGCGGGGCAGGAGGCCTGCGGCGCGCTCGGCATCCGGGACAACGTGCGGGGCCTGCTGGGCACGCTGGCGCGCATCGACGCCGTCGTCTCCCACGAGGAGCGCCGCCGGGTGCTCAGCTCCCGGGTGGACGCCTGGGTGGTGCTGCTCAAGGACGTCATGTACGAGGTCGACGACGTGCTCGACGTCTGCGCCGCCGAGGGCGCCAAGATCCTCGCCGACGACCACCCGCCCGCCCCCAAGGTGCGCTGCGCCTTCATGTTCTCCTGCTTCCGCTACTCGGGCCCCCAGAAGTTCCACCACGAGATCGGCTTCACCATCCGGGACATCGACATCCGGCTCCGTGAGATCGAGGACGAGATgccgccgctccccgccgccgggGCGTCCCCGCGCCCCGGCGCCAGGAGGGATTGGTTCAATAGTGAAATGTCCAGGAGCTGCCACGACGACGTGGTGAAGCCTCGCTCCGCAGTGGGGACGCAGGTCCAGAAGTCTCTGGGCGGCCTCGTGCCGAGGTTGCTCAGGGAGGGCAAGAAGAAGGTGGACGTCTTCGCCATCGTCGGCGCCGTGGGGATAGGCAAGACCACGCTTGCCAGGGAGATATTCACCGATGAGAGGATGACTGAAAACTTCCCCATCTGCGTGTGGGTGAAGATGTCGAAGGATCTGTCCGAGGCAGCTTTCTTGAAGAAGATCATCGCCGGCGCCGGTGTAAATGCTGGGGACACAGAGAACAAGGAGGAGCTCCTCGGCCTCCTCAGCTCTGCTCTTTCAAAGAGGTTTCTCATCGTCTTGGATGACCTGGACAGCCCGGGCATATGGGACGATCTGCTGAAAGATCCACTGGGAGACGGCGTGGCAAGGGGCAGAATACTGGTCACGACACGGGACGAGGAAGTGGCGGCAGGCTTGAAGGCAGTCGTCCACCGCGTCGACAAAATGGATGCAGAGAACAGCTGGGCGTTACTGCGCGAGCAGGTCTTCCTGGAATCCGCTTCAGAGGAGATCCAAGCACTGCAGGATGTCGGGATGAAGATCGCGGAGAAATGCGAGGGCCATCCTCTGGCTATCAAGGTCATTGCAGGTGTCCTGAGGTCGAGAGGCACGAGCAAGGATGAGTGGCAGATGGTCCTGAAAAGCGATGCTTGGTCCATGCGGCCGTTGCTTCAACAGGTGCCACAGGCTCTCTACTTGAGCTATGTTGATCTGCCTTCTGAACTCAAGGAGTGCTTCCTCCATTCCTCTCTGTACCCAGAAGACTGCCCCATTCGGCGCTTTGATCTCGTGCGGCACTGGATTGCCGAAGGCCTTGTCAAGCCCAGAGAGAACAAGGAACTGGAAGAGTCTGCTGAAGAGTACTATCTGGAGTTGATAGGCAGAAACTTGTTACAGCCTGATCCTGACAATCTTGACCAGTGCTGGATGACACATGATCTCCTACGCTCTCTGGCCCGCTTTCTGATAACAgatgagagtatcttaattgacgGTCAGGAGAGATCGAGCATGGGCTCGTTGTCCTCACTGTCAAAGCctcggcatcttgcattgtgtaaCATGGAGAACAGCTTGGAGGATCCGATTTCAGTGAAGCAGCAGATGAGCCTAAGGTCACTGATGCTCTTCAACAGCCCGAATGTCAGAGTGATAGACAATCTTCTTCTCGAGTCAGCCACGTGCTTGCGTGTCTTGGACCTGAGCAACACAGCAATAGAGGCTCTCCCAAAATCCGTTGGCACCTTGCGACATCTGAGGTACCTCAATCTTGACGGGACTCAGCTCAGCGACCTACCCTCCTCCGTCGGCTTTCTCGTAAATTTGCAGACCTTGAGCCTTGAAGGCTGTCAAAGACTGCAGAAACTCCCTTGGTCCATCAGTGAATTGCAAGAGCTTAGATGCCTTTGCCTCGAGGGAACTTCCCTACGCTATGTACCGAAAGGTGTGGGTGAACTGAAGCATCTTAACCATCTATCTGGTCTGATCATTGGTCAGGACAACAATGATCCTGAGGGCTGTGACTTGATTCACCTTAGAGCCATGTCTGAATTGAGGTACCTTCAGATTGAGAGACTTGATAGGGCTACTTCCGGAGCTTCTGCACTCGCAAACAAGCCATTCCTGAAGGTTCTACACCTGTCTGAGCAAGCAGCATTAATTGAAGAAGAAGAGAATGAGGAAGAACAGGAGAACCAAGAGGGCgcagagaaagaagaaaaggaCAAACATGAAGTAAAAAGTGCTCAGTGGATTAGAgatgattcagctaaagtgagtgAAAAGATATGGAATGAGCTCACCCCACCCAATAGCGTTGAGAAGCTGGTAATCAAGAACTACCAAGGTCGAAAGTTTCCAAACTGGATGGCGGGTCCCAAGCTAAACACCTCCTTCCCTGCCCTTGCCTTCCTTGATCTTGACAACTGCATGTCATGCACCACTCTGCCTGCTCTTGGCCGCCTGAAACAGCTTAAGTCCCTGGAAATCTCAAATGCAGACTCCATTGTCGCCATCGGTTCTGAATTCCTCGGCACCACTGTGATTTCACAAGCCATCTCgttccccaagcttgaggttttgaaGCTAAGAAACATGAAGAATCTGGAAGACTGGTCCTTAAGTGTGGAAGAGAGCCAGACATTGCTGCCTTGTCTTAAGTCACTGCACATACAGTTCTGCCCTAAACTCAAAGCTCTGCCAGAAGGTCTAAAGGACGCTGCTCTGTGTGACCTTCATGTCGAGGGTGCACATTGCCTTACAGAGATAAAGGACCTGCCAAAACTATCTGATGAACTCTATCTGAAAGATAACAGGGCGCTTCTGAGGATCTCCAACCTACCCGCACTCAAGTCACTCACCATCGACGACTGCGCGAAGCTGAAGCACGTGTCGGGCCTCGACATGCTGCAGCATCTCAGGCTTGTGTTCCCCCCATCCACGGAGACATACTATTTCGAGGAGTTGGTCATCTTCTGGAACATCGCATTCCCACGGTGGCTGGAGCTGCTGATCCGTTTGCAGGCCAATGGCCTGCGTCGATTCGAGCTGCAGTGTGCACTCCCTTTACTCAGGAGCTGCCTGGAGGGTGGGAAGAACTGGCACGTTGTGCAGCAGATCCCTGAGGTGCGCATCACAAGCACCGATGGCAAGAAGTACATAAGGTACAACAAGGCCCGTCGCATCTACGAGACAAATGCTCAGTGTGAAGAGAAGTCTACCTAA